Sequence from the Paenibacillus riograndensis SBR5 genome:
GCTTGAGCTGAAGCAGCAGTACCCCGGATTGAAGCTGGGCATTATTACAGCACATGCCGCACCGGAGGAGAAGTGGAAGGAAGAGAAGCAGAATGAGTACCGGCGGATTGTGGCCGGGGCCGATTACTGCGGGGCGGTCAGCAATGCTCCGTATGACGGCAGTTGGCAGTTCCGGGCTAGAGATGACCTGTTATTCCGCAAAAGCGATGCAATTCTGCTGTTCTATGACGAAGATGCCGCCGAGGGGAGTCCGAAATTTTTCAAGGAGCGTGCATCGAAGCTGAATGAAGAAGGAGACTATGGCCTCTATCTAATGCATGCCGAGGAGATTCAGAATATCGCCGATGAAGAGAGCCAGCAAGGTTATGAATAAGGAGGACAACAAATGAGTGCTGTGAATAGCGAAGAGGATATTTGTTATGTCATTTTATTAAGTCCAACCCCGCAGGACCGGAGGGATATGGATATCATCCGGGCGCATGTCAAGCATTTGCAGGAGCTTGAACGCAGCGGACAGCTGGTCATGTGCGGCCCCTTCAGCGACAGTCCGGGCGGCATGGTTATTATCCGTGCGGAATCCCGTGAAGAAGCTGAACGGATCGCTCAGCGTGATCCGTACATTCTTACGGGAATCCGCAGCTATGAGCTGCGCACCTGGGGACTGTCGCATGCAGGTAATCGGCACATGGGCATCGCAGAGGAATAGAGGAGGAATAGAAGAGGCAGCTCTATGATTACTTCCATATGTGGATAAAAATATGCTTGAAGTTGTGTAACGAGCAACGGCAGAAATACCGTTGTAGGAGTAGCGAAGGCCGAGTTCTGAGGGGGTAGCCGGTCTAGCAATTACTTTCCGGTTTCTTCGCAGGTGCTAGTTGGAAAAAGGGAGCTTATTTTTCCGGATATCAAGAAATCCTGAGAGTTAAGTGGAAAAAGTAAACTTAATTGGGCTACTTTTCTTGTCCAATGGCGAAATGAGCTGAATTAGTGACCCTTTTTCCACTTCATCTGCCCGAGGATAGGGTACTCCGGCAAATTAGGCTCCCTTTTTCCACCTAAAGAGTTGCCGCAGGATTCATGGGGAATCGTTCTCCAGGTAACGCTAGAACCAAGACGGCTGCACTGTCCCATGGAGGACGGCACAGCCGTTTTTGTTATAGAAAGCTTCGCAGCGAAGGTGCTTTGCGGATCTTGTAGTTCTGCTCGTAGGCATAGGCCAGCCGGATCAGCACCGGCTCCTGATAGGCCCGGGCAGAAAAGGTCACGCCAAAGGGAACGCCGGCGGAGGTGTAGCCGGAAGGCACGACGATGGACGGATAACCTGCCCTTGAGGTAATCCGCGCGCCGAAATCGGCCGGGAACAGCAGTGCGTCAAGCTGATGCTCCTTCATGGCGGCATCGATTCCGAGCTCCTTGCAGAGCCGGAGGTCCGTTGCCCGGTCGCGCAGATACTGCGGCTCGGTGAACGTTCCGGAGGAGGTATATTCGGCATCCAGCAGCGTGGATTGTCCATATCTCAGAGTCTCCATAGGATGGGCATGATTGAAATCGATGATATCCTTCAGCGTGCGCATCGGGGCTCCCGGGCCGAGACGGGCCAGATAGGCATTCAGTGAGGTTTTGAATTCATTCAGCACAACGGAAGAGTACTTGATTTCCCTCGCTGTCCGGATGTCTGCAGGATCAATGATGGTGGCGCCAAGCCCGCGCATCCGCTCCACCGAAGCATTGAACAGCGCCAGCTGCTCGTCTGTCAGCTCCTCAAAATAATAATCCCGCGGAATGCCGATCCGCGCGCCCTGCAGCCCGTTCGGGTCGAGGAAAACCGTATAATCCTCATGCAGACGGCCAACGCCTGTGCCCATGGCGGCGTCGCTGTCATCCTTGCCCAGCATCGCGTTCAGCAGCAGAACAGCATCGCGGACAGTGCGCGCCATGGGACCGGCGGTGTCCTGTGTGTTGGAGAGCGGCAGGATGCCGGAACGGCTCAGCATACCCACAGTCGGCTTGATGCCGATGATCGAGCCGAGATTTCCGGGATTAAGAATCGACCCGGAGGTTTCCGTACCTACGGATACTGTGCAGAAATTGCAGGCCACAGCTACGGCAGAACCGGCGCTGGAGCCGCCGGTCGGAGTGGATATATTGTAGGGATTAAGCACCTGTCCGCCGCGCGAGCTGTAGCCGGAAGGCATGCCGTTCGTCATGAAGTTGGCGAATTCCGTCATATTGGCTTTGCCCATAATGACTGCCCCGGCATCGCGCAGCCTGGTTACAATAAAGGCATCTTCCCCGGCAAAAGAATCCGCCAAAGCCAGCGAGCCTGCGCTGGTGTGCATTTTGTCGCCTGTGTTGATATTGTCTTTGAGCAAGACCGGGATACCGTGCAGCGGCCCGCGCGGTCCTTGCAGGGAGCGTTCCACATCCAGAGCTTCGGCGATGAAAAGGGCATCGGGATTAATCTCCAGGACGGAGTTCACCGTCAGCCCGCTTTTGTCATGCTCGGCGATGCGCTCAAGATACATGAGGACTAATTGTCTGGACGTCATTTGGCCGGTTTCAAGCGCAGCTTGAATCTCCGGAATGGTAGCCTCTACGATTTCAAAACCCATGCGGTTCACGCTTCTTTCCCTGTAGGTTATGGCCTTCTTGTTCATCTAACCATAATTTGCCTTGTGTTGATAGGGGATTCTTTCCAAAAAAAGTAATGTTAGAAATCCCGCCCGATGGGTTAATAGTTGACATACACACCATGGCAGATGTTACCATCTATAAATCTAAGGGGCATCGGCACACTTTGCGTAGGAGGAAGACATGTTGAAGAAATGGATTGCGGTAGTAATGGGGGCAGCGCTGGCCTTAAGCCTGAGCGCTTGCGGAAACGACAAGAACACAGAGAATTCTGCAGAGGCATCAACTGCGCCTAACAATGCAAGCAGTGCGGCTCCTTCGGCCTCTACGGCTCCATCGGCGTCTGCGTCGGCCGCGCCTGTAGAGCAAGCCTCAGAGCAAGGGGTTCCAACGTTAGATGAGCTTATCCGGAAGTCGGCAGAAGCCGCCAAGGACCTCAAAAGCTTCGGGATGGATTCGCAGGTCTCGCAGAATATGACCATCAAGGGCGAAACGGCCAAGCAGCAAAAAGTAGAAATGACTACTAAATCTGAGTTAATCAAGGAACCGCTGCAAATGCATCAGGCTGTCAAGGTGGATAGCGGGCAAGGTGTACAGAATGTGGAGCAGTATATCACCGGTTCGGGCATCTACTCCCAGACAGGCGGGCGCTGGTTGAAAATACCGGCAGAGATGTCAAAACAGATGACAGCTTCGCTGGAGCAATCTGCCAATCCGGAGGCGCAACTGGAGCAATTCAAAACCATTGCCAAGGATACGAAGGTCACCGAAGACGGCAATAATTATCTGCTGACGGCGGATGTATCGGGGGATAGCGTCAAAGAGCTGGCTAAAAGCTATCTTGAACAGAACGGCGGTGACAAGAGTCAGGCGGCGCTGGTAGAGCAGATGGACATCAAGAGTATGAAGCTAGTATATGCGGTGGACAAGAAGACTTATCTGCCCACCCGTACGGATGTTGAAATCATGATGGATATGACCAATGATGGCCAGAGCATCAGCATGGACACCAAGATGAAGACAACGATTAATCAGCATAATGAGATCAGTAAGATTACAGTGCCGGAAGAAGCACTAAGTGCCAAGGAAGTACAGATGCCTGCAACAAAATAATGCGGATAGCGGCACGCTGCTATTAACTTTGAAATATTGTGTATTTAATAAAGGACAGTTCCTGGGCCGAAACGGCTACCGGGACTGTCCTTTGTTGTCCGATGAGAATCGTCGGTCTCTAAATCCGGGAAGCACACTTGATCGTTCCGGACACAGGAGCTCTTATTTCGCAGAATTCTTCTGTTCAGCCATTCTTGCGGACTGAGAATACGTTATTTATGCCCATTCCCCTTCATACGTATCATTTGAGCTCAACTAACGTCTTCTGAGTCCGCATTCCCGGCAAAATAGAGGTTTTGAGCCTAATAAGGGCTCTGTAGTCCGCATGAGCAAATTTGAATTAAAATGCAGGGAATCTAGCCCTGAGTCCGGGCAAATCCTTCTTCCGCCAGATATTCCTCGGCTTCTTCAAGTGTCTCAAAGGCCATCTCCAGCTGAAGCCCGGCGTAGAGATACCACAGGTCATCCTCCGGCTTCAGGCTCAGCGTGTGCCCTTCATGATTGGTCCACAGCGACCCGGCTGCGGGTTTTTTCTTTCTTTTGCCGGGTGCGGGCGCCTCCGGAATAAACATGGACAGGGAGGCAATAGACGCCTCCAGCAGGCTCCGCAGCTCGGGTTCCCCGTAGTCGCGGATATTTACCATGCCCTTGTCATCCGTCTCATAACCGCGCAGCAGTCCCCCATACACAAACCCGTTGCCATTCGGATGGAGATGGAAGGCTACGGTTTTTTTCTCGTGGCGGCTTTGCTCCAAGTGATAATTCACCCGGCCGAGCGATACATTTCTCCGCTCCAGCTCGGGATAGGAATCAAGAATAGCCAGTTTCTGTTCAAAAGTAAGCATATACAGCCTCCGGTTTACGGTTTCAAATACAGTCGCCTGATTATACCATGCCGTCCGCTTCAAGGACCAGAACCGGACACCAGCCAGCCGGGCCTACCGCCATAGCGGCAGGGTTATTACAAACGTGCAGCCTTGCTCCGGCCCGTCGCCAAGCCGGAGGCTTCCGCCCATCGCTTCGGCAAGCAGACGGCTGAAGGTAAGGCCAAGCCCCAGCCCCCGGAGCGTGCTTTGCTTGCCGCTGCTGCGGAAGAAGGCCTCGAAGATCCGCTCGCGGTTCTCCTCGGGGATGCCCGTTCCATTATCCGTAACGGTAATCTCTGCATAGCCCTGCGGGTTCTCTTCCAGGCGGAGGTCCAACTGAAGCATCTGTCCCGGCAGCTTGGCCTGAACGCTGTTGTTGAGCAGATTGACAAGAATCTGCTGAATGCGCAGCGGATCGCCCCGCAGGAACAGGGGCTGCCTGGGCAGTTGAAGCTCCGGCGTACAGACTTCCCCGTCCTGGGTCAGCTTCCATTGGTAGACGATCTCCTCCAGCAGCGGAACGGCCTCCAGCCTGTCATGGCGGATGGCGACAATGCCA
This genomic interval carries:
- a CDS encoding amidase family protein, coding for MGFEIVEATIPEIQAALETGQMTSRQLVLMYLERIAEHDKSGLTVNSVLEINPDALFIAEALDVERSLQGPRGPLHGIPVLLKDNINTGDKMHTSAGSLALADSFAGEDAFIVTRLRDAGAVIMGKANMTEFANFMTNGMPSGYSSRGGQVLNPYNISTPTGGSSAGSAVAVACNFCTVSVGTETSGSILNPGNLGSIIGIKPTVGMLSRSGILPLSNTQDTAGPMARTVRDAVLLLNAMLGKDDSDAAMGTGVGRLHEDYTVFLDPNGLQGARIGIPRDYYFEELTDEQLALFNASVERMRGLGATIIDPADIRTAREIKYSSVVLNEFKTSLNAYLARLGPGAPMRTLKDIIDFNHAHPMETLRYGQSTLLDAEYTSSGTFTEPQYLRDRATDLRLCKELGIDAAMKEHQLDALLFPADFGARITSRAGYPSIVVPSGYTSAGVPFGVTFSARAYQEPVLIRLAYAYEQNYKIRKAPSLRSFL
- a CDS encoding DUF6612 family protein codes for the protein MLKKWIAVVMGAALALSLSACGNDKNTENSAEASTAPNNASSAAPSASTAPSASASAAPVEQASEQGVPTLDELIRKSAEAAKDLKSFGMDSQVSQNMTIKGETAKQQKVEMTTKSELIKEPLQMHQAVKVDSGQGVQNVEQYITGSGIYSQTGGRWLKIPAEMSKQMTASLEQSANPEAQLEQFKTIAKDTKVTEDGNNYLLTADVSGDSVKELAKSYLEQNGGDKSQAALVEQMDIKSMKLVYAVDKKTYLPTRTDVEIMMDMTNDGQSISMDTKMKTTINQHNEISKITVPEEALSAKEVQMPATK
- a CDS encoding DUF1273 domain-containing protein: MTTLLVTGYRAHELGIFDSKHQGIPYIKKALMNRLVPLVEEGVDWIITPGQYGVDLWACEVVLELKQQYPGLKLGIITAHAAPEEKWKEEKQNEYRRIVAGADYCGAVSNAPYDGSWQFRARDDLLFRKSDAILLFYDEDAAEGSPKFFKERASKLNEEGDYGLYLMHAEEIQNIADEESQQGYE
- a CDS encoding YciI family protein, whose protein sequence is MSAVNSEEDICYVILLSPTPQDRRDMDIIRAHVKHLQELERSGQLVMCGPFSDSPGGMVIIRAESREEAERIAQRDPYILTGIRSYELRTWGLSHAGNRHMGIAEE